A region from the Deltaproteobacteria bacterium genome encodes:
- a CDS encoding RHS repeat-associated core domain-containing protein codes for MNLRLPGQYYDEESGLHYNWHRYYDPKIGRYLTPDHLIGSIMPYEYANSNPLGFIDGNGLDEMPLPSGANLIGGLAGQGIDAACDDVMNGFNPDDPNSMPSAGCENFKGMGLGEKADEMVEQGVSDLINSLIFLCGVKAPGKAPRGPKGTPSQAADKVARDQGPRGIGRIDPPTGSNPNSQWHAHSGSRQHPGSDSINVDGTTHHGNPLSEIPRRALQWLRDHGWDI; via the coding sequence ATGAACCTGCGTCTGCCGGGCCAGTACTACGACGAGGAGTCCGGCCTCCACTACAACTGGCATCGGTATTACGATCCCAAGATCGGGCGGTATTTGACGCCGGATCATCTCATCGGCAGTATTATGCCTTACGAATACGCAAATAGTAATCCTCTTGGATTTATTGACGGTAACGGCTTGGACGAGATGCCTTTGCCTTCGGGTGCTAATTTAATTGGTGGGCTTGCAGGCCAGGGGATCGATGCCGCATGCGACGACGTAATGAATGGTTTCAATCCAGATGACCCGAATTCAATGCCAAGTGCAGGTTGTGAAAATTTTAAGGGGATGGGACTTGGAGAAAAAGCCGACGAGATGGTCGAGCAGGGGGTCTCAGATCTTATTAATTCACTGATTTTTCTTTGCGGTGTGAAGGCGCCAGGCAAAGCACCGAGAGGCCCAAAGGGTACTCCCAGCCAAGCCGCAGACAAAGTTGCGAGAGACCAAGGACCAAGGGGGATCGGACGAATTGATCCGCCTACGGGATCAAATCCAAACTCTCAGTGGCATGCACATTCTGGATCACGGCAACATCCGGGGTCCGATTCAATAAATGTTGATGGAACGACGCACCACGGCAATCCGTTGAGTGAAATTCCCAGAAGGGCTCTCCAATGGCTTCGGGATCATGGATGGGATATATAA
- a CDS encoding alkaline phosphatase family protein, translating to MRRVIVAFGILAFVVACSSGPKEGADRWRQSAEKTRVAIIGVDGATWELLDPLMAAGKLPNFQRLIATGTKAHYQSIEPLLSPLIWTTMVTGVSPEKHGITWFMVRDPKTGDPLPITSAKRETRAIWNIASDAGKSVGFIGWWATWPAEKVNGFMVSDQVGFHGFGLGNAKEEVAIGRTYPEALMFEIEPDIVQPLTQPKADIDRFMNITEVEYKASAGREFTFTNPLHHFMYMLATLRSYEAMGLRLYPKHKPDLFGVFFESIDTTGHLYMKYRPPQIEGISNELFAKYSQTMDKVYERNDEMLGKFLAMLEPGTIVIVCSDHGFKSENDRLAEIENTSVATAHKWHKLNGVLIINGPGIKAGYELPKSSVLDLAPTVLYALGLPVAQDFEGHALTDAFTPEFVAAHPVQSVPTYETGVRNEPMPSMPENLTKEMVEKLKSLGYIGGDEEAADHLQDPAVQDLDAMETHMNRLDLYRRKGDLKGAEDVARKMIALDAADPRAHAALGDVLAGTGRLDDAEKALGEAEKLVEKYKANMPMDDKGRPKYPKIDDTLLSMITSSRGICLMMKKDAPNAEALFKKAQQLDAANVSAFYNYALLLENTGRRDAARTAYEESVKRFPEHSFSLNNLGNVYFRDGNIDKAIEMYERTAAADARHHECRHNWGVALLKKNQNAEARKKFEEALELRPDFVPSLGRLGVLMIQNKELDKAEEVFAKLVSITPDDVRVRLQYMELLYRTGNLDGAREQYKKIAAANPQAAQAFIKQHPDFQP from the coding sequence ATGCGCCGTGTGATCGTTGCGTTCGGAATTCTGGCGTTCGTCGTCGCCTGCTCGTCCGGCCCAAAAGAGGGTGCGGACCGCTGGCGGCAAAGCGCGGAAAAAACGCGCGTCGCCATCATCGGCGTGGACGGCGCGACGTGGGAACTGCTCGATCCGCTCATGGCGGCGGGAAAGTTGCCGAACTTTCAGCGCCTCATCGCGACCGGCACCAAGGCGCACTATCAGTCGATCGAGCCGCTGCTCTCGCCGCTCATCTGGACAACGATGGTCACGGGCGTCTCGCCCGAAAAACACGGCATCACGTGGTTCATGGTGCGCGACCCCAAGACCGGCGACCCCCTGCCCATCACCAGCGCGAAGCGCGAGACGCGGGCGATCTGGAATATCGCGAGCGACGCGGGGAAATCCGTCGGCTTTATCGGTTGGTGGGCGACGTGGCCCGCGGAAAAGGTCAACGGCTTCATGGTGTCCGACCAAGTCGGATTCCACGGCTTCGGTCTCGGCAATGCCAAGGAAGAGGTCGCGATCGGCCGCACGTATCCCGAAGCCCTGATGTTCGAGATCGAGCCCGACATCGTCCAGCCGCTCACGCAGCCCAAGGCCGACATCGACCGCTTCATGAACATCACGGAGGTCGAGTACAAGGCCAGCGCGGGGCGCGAATTCACGTTCACGAACCCGCTGCACCATTTCATGTACATGCTCGCCACGCTGCGTTCTTACGAGGCGATGGGCCTGCGCCTGTACCCCAAGCACAAGCCCGACCTGTTCGGCGTCTTCTTCGAGTCGATCGACACGACGGGCCACCTGTACATGAAGTACCGCCCGCCGCAAATCGAGGGCATCTCGAACGAGCTGTTCGCCAAGTACAGCCAGACAATGGACAAGGTCTACGAACGCAACGACGAAATGCTCGGCAAATTCCTCGCCATGCTGGAGCCCGGCACGATCGTCATCGTGTGCTCGGACCACGGCTTCAAGAGCGAGAACGACCGCCTCGCCGAAATCGAGAACACCTCGGTCGCGACGGCGCACAAGTGGCACAAGCTCAATGGTGTGCTCATCATCAACGGCCCCGGCATCAAGGCCGGATACGAGTTGCCGAAGTCGTCGGTGCTCGACCTCGCGCCCACGGTGCTCTACGCGCTCGGGCTCCCCGTCGCGCAGGATTTCGAGGGCCACGCGCTCACGGACGCCTTCACACCCGAGTTCGTCGCCGCGCACCCCGTGCAGTCGGTGCCGACTTACGAGACCGGCGTGCGCAACGAGCCCATGCCGTCGATGCCCGAAAACCTGACGAAGGAAATGGTCGAGAAGCTCAAGAGTCTGGGTTACATCGGCGGCGACGAGGAGGCGGCCGACCATCTGCAGGACCCCGCGGTGCAGGATCTCGACGCGATGGAAACGCACATGAACCGCCTCGACCTCTACCGGCGCAAGGGCGATCTGAAGGGCGCGGAAGACGTGGCGCGCAAGATGATCGCGCTCGACGCCGCGGACCCGCGTGCGCACGCGGCGCTCGGCGACGTGCTGGCGGGAACGGGGCGGCTCGACGATGCCGAAAAGGCGCTGGGAGAGGCGGAAAAGCTCGTCGAAAAATACAAGGCAAACATGCCCATGGACGACAAGGGCCGCCCGAAATATCCCAAGATCGACGACACGCTGCTCTCGATGATCACGTCGTCGCGCGGCATCTGCCTGATGATGAAAAAGGACGCACCGAACGCCGAGGCGCTTTTCAAGAAGGCGCAGCAGCTCGACGCCGCGAACGTGTCGGCCTTCTACAACTACGCGCTGCTGCTCGAAAACACCGGGCGGCGCGACGCGGCGCGCACGGCCTACGAGGAGAGCGTGAAGCGCTTTCCCGAGCACTCGTTTTCGCTCAACAACCTCGGCAACGTGTACTTCCGCGACGGCAACATCGACAAGGCCATCGAGATGTACGAGCGCACCGCCGCGGCCGACGCGCGTCATCACGAATGCCGCCACAACTGGGGCGTGGCGCTGCTGAAGAAAAACCAGAACGCCGAGGCGCGCAAGAAATTCGAGGAAGCGCTGGAACTGCGCCCCGACTTCGTGCCCTCGCTCGGCCGGCTCGGCGTGCTGATGATTCAGAACAAGGAACTCGACAAAGCCGAAGAGGTCTTCGCCAAGCTCGTGTCGATCACGCCCGACGACGTGCGGGTGCGTCTGCAGTACATGGAGCTTCTTTACCGGACCGGCAATCTGGACGGCGCGCGCGAACAGTACAAGAAGATTGCCGCGGCGAATCCGCAGGCCGCGCAGGCGTTCATCAAGCAGCACCCGGATTTTCAACCGTAG
- a CDS encoding class I SAM-dependent methyltransferase, with translation MNDDDNIDFALESAPCPLCGEIHAIPEWTAPDRLCGGPGTFTVARCLFCGLFRQEPRVPAGHIGAYYPEDYIVYTRPAPARSGAGRTGPWRRDLLERKARRPLPGGLVKRALLRAFSWTPQARFNPVAMPGEGRRMLDVGCGIGNFAVEMQAMGWRVDGIEPNARAADIARERGLAVTTGHFPDAARALVGGYDLVTMNQVIEHFTDPVGALAAARDLLAPGGRLVLWTPWRTGLCARVFGTYWFALEQPRHYTLFSPRDLQRAVNIAGLRAIWTLAHSSTASWTRSMVYAATGGPREALARRIDASKLVHRLLYWPLRLLDWWGLGDAGILVAEKPR, from the coding sequence TTGAACGACGACGACAACATCGATTTCGCGCTCGAAAGCGCGCCGTGCCCGCTGTGCGGCGAGATCCACGCGATCCCTGAATGGACCGCGCCCGACCGCCTGTGCGGAGGCCCCGGCACGTTCACCGTGGCGCGCTGTCTGTTCTGCGGTCTGTTCCGCCAGGAGCCCCGCGTTCCCGCGGGCCACATCGGCGCGTACTACCCCGAGGACTACATCGTCTACACGCGCCCGGCGCCGGCGCGGTCGGGCGCGGGGCGCACCGGCCCGTGGCGGCGCGACCTGCTCGAAAGAAAAGCGCGGCGACCGCTTCCCGGCGGTCTCGTGAAGCGCGCGCTGCTCAGGGCTTTTTCGTGGACGCCGCAAGCGCGCTTCAACCCCGTCGCCATGCCCGGCGAGGGGCGGCGCATGCTCGACGTCGGGTGCGGCATCGGCAACTTCGCCGTCGAGATGCAGGCGATGGGCTGGCGCGTGGACGGCATCGAGCCCAACGCCCGCGCGGCCGATATCGCCCGCGAGCGAGGCCTCGCCGTCACGACCGGTCATTTTCCAGACGCCGCGCGCGCCCTCGTCGGCGGATACGATCTCGTCACGATGAATCAGGTGATCGAGCACTTCACCGACCCCGTCGGCGCGCTCGCCGCGGCGCGCGATCTGCTCGCGCCCGGCGGGCGGCTGGTGCTCTGGACGCCGTGGCGCACCGGCCTTTGCGCGCGCGTGTTCGGCACGTATTGGTTCGCGCTCGAACAGCCGCGCCACTACACGTTGTTTTCGCCGCGCGATCTTCAGCGCGCCGTCAACATCGCGGGCCTGCGTGCCATCTGGACGCTCGCGCACAGCTCCACCGCGTCGTGGACGCGCAGCATGGTCTACGCCGCCACGGGCGGACCGCGCGAAGCGCTCGCCCGGCGAATCGACGCGTCGAAACTCGTCCACCGGCTGCTCTATTGGCCGCTGCGTCTGCTCGACTGGTGGGGGCTCGGCGACGCGGGGATTCTGGTCGCCGAGAAGCCCCGATAG